AAAACACGTTTTCAAGTATAGTTAACCTTGTGCAAATTTTTTAGAAAAGGAAAGAATAAAATGAGAAAATTAAATAAGTGGCTACTGAGTTCTGGCCTATTCACTTTGGTCCTATTTTTATCTGGATGTGTGAAAACAGGCTCTGATGGTCAACCAACTGGTGAAGGAATCATCTATAATTTTTTAGTAAAACCAATGAGTAGCGCTATTACATACCTTGTTGATAATTTTGATTGGAATTATGGCTGGGCAATCATCTTTATTACGATCATCGTTCGATTAATCATCATGCCATTAGGCTTGAATCAATCGAAAAAAAGCATGATCCAAACAGAAAAAATGCAAGCAATCAAACCGCAAATTGATGCAGCTCAAGCGAAAGTCAAAGAAGCGACGACTCGCGAAGAACAAATGCAAGCTCAAGCAGAAATGCAGCAAGTTTACAAAGAAAATAATATGAGTATGATGGGCGGTATCGGTTGTTTACCTTTATTGATCCAAATGCCAATCTTCTCCGCCTTATTCTTTGCCGCTCGTTATACAAAAGGAATCGGCGATGCATCATTTTTTGGTGTCAACCTAGGTCAACCAAGTATCATATTTGTTGTTTTAGCTGGTGTCGCCTACTTACTACAAGGTTATCTATCTACGATCGGGATTCCTGAAGAACAAAAGAAAACAATGAAATCAATGTTGATCGTGTCACCTTTAATGATTGTGTTCATGTCAATCAGCTCTCCAGCTGGTGTCACATTATACTGGGTAGTCGGTGGGATTTTTAGTAGTATCCAAACATTGATCACAAACCAATTCTTAAAACCAAGAATCAAAGCTCAAGTAGCGGAAGAATTAAAACAAAATCCGCCTAAACAAGTGATTACACCTCGCAAAGATGTAACACCAACCAAAGAACAAACAGTCAAAAAAACAGCAGTTCAACAAAATACTTCTAATAAAGGTAGAAATGCTGGAAAACAAAATAGAAAATAAAACAAGAACCAATGCAAAGTGATGACTGCATTGGTTCTTGTTTTATTTATTTTTTTGACACCCCAAAAACGAAGAGATCGACAACTTGAGCAATACTTAACGATGAGCTACTTTGCTCTGTTTTGATATATGGGGATAACGTATTGAGAAAATGTGTCGTTGCAACTTCTGGTGTCAAGCCTGTACGTATAGCAAAATCACTTTTTTCAAAGAGACTCAACAATGGCTTTTTGTATGACTGATTCCACAATGTAAACAATTTAAGTTGTGTTTCTTTTGTTAACTTTGTTCTAAAATCATGCATCATTAAATCAAAATCAAATGGATGCTTTGTTTTTAGACATTCAGCAAATTTTTGTAATTTATTGATCGTATCAAGATTTTGATCTTCAACAATGTTCACTAATTCTTCATTTACATCTCCAAGTAGACTTTCAATAACCCCAACATAAACTGCCTCTTTATTGCTAAAATGATGGTACAAATTAGGTTGCGTCACTTCAGCTAACTGAGCTATTTGTCTAGTTGATGTGCTTTGATAGCCATTATCCATAAATAACCGCGTTGCTACTTGAATAATTTTTGCTCTTGTATTGTTCGTTTCTTTCTCCATTACTTAGCCACCTATAGTTGATTTCATTACTATTTTAACAGAAGCCGGCAAAGAAACATATACTAGATAACATTCTTTTTTCGTTTAAATGATAAAACGAATTCATAAATACAGACTAGCGCTAATATAGTTAAGCAAATCATAACCGTAATGATAATAATTGGATAGGTTCCGTCCCAGCCATCAGTTGCTTGATGCTTATTCAAAATCCCATAATAAGCCCACAACGTTGCCAATCCATAAGCAATATCTCGATTACGAATGATTGTTGCACTGATAATTAGTAATCCAATAATCAATATAGCAATCGTCCAAAAGACTTGATTATTTTGAAACAAAGCTAAATTTTTATCTACTAAAAATGCGGTAATATTAGCTATCGTAGCAATTGTGATCCAACCAAAGTAAACACTAAAAGGTAATCTCACAAAAAGATAGTCCTTTTTAGTTAGTACTGCCGTTGCTAAAATACGATTTATATAGATCAACACGATCAATAACGCTAACATAATCACTACAGACAAGTCGATTTGAAGGTATTGCCATGCGAACAACCAAATACTATTTAAGATAGATGAAACAATAAATAAATTCCGCAATTTAACGCTGATTTGCTGCTGTGCTAGGATCGATTGGATCGTTGGTTTAAACCATTGATACACTACAAACCCGGCCAATAACAAATAAATGACTGACCAAATCGCAAAGGTTACTCCTGCTGGAGCAAACAAGTTAGGATACGTATCTGAGACTTCTTGTGTCGTCATTCCGTTTAAAGGCAGTAAAATCGCTGCCGCATTCGTAGCAATCATTACAAAATAAATAATCGTAACGAGCCATTTTGAGACTAGAGATTCATTTTTATCCATGATACTTCCTCCTTTACAGTCCTTTTTTTCCAATAAATGGCACAAATTTTGGTGTTTTATGTGCGTAAGCAATAAAATCCGATCGATCTTTGTATTTTTTTTCTAATAAAGGAACGCCAGATACAAATAACAACAACAAGGTAATCGCCATAGGTCCAATAATCCCCCAAATATTTCGTGTATCATTCAAACTCACAAGAAAAATTCCCCACCAGCTAAGTGCTTCACCGAAATAATTAGGATGCCTTGTCGTAGACCACAAGCCACTCGTCAACAGTTTTCCATGGTTGCTCTTTGTCTTTTTAAATTTCGCTAACTCATAATCGCCAACTGTTTCATAGGCAAATCCTACAAGCCAAATCCCGACACCTAATCCATTCCACCAATAAAATGTATTGACTGAACTTGTCATCACCAATAGAATCGGCATTGAAACAACTAATAATAGTACCCCCTGTAAAACAAACACATTAAGATATGCCTTTAGCCTTGGCCAATGATTCCCCCAACGCTTTCTCATATTTACATACCGATAATCTTCCGGTTTTCCGATATTTCGTTTAGCCAAGTGGAAAAACAAACGGACTCCCCATATAGTTACTAATACAAGAATAATTGTACTAACCGTTGTTTTTGTTGGCATAATTAAGTAACCAGTAATGGCTACAAGGACAAACCCAATTCCCCAAGCCAAATCAACAATAGAATTGTTATGCAGGTATTGTGCTAAAAAGAATAACAACGTAAAATAAATAAAAATGACCCCACTAATGATCCAAATGCTCATATTAATCCCCACTTTCTTCGATTTCAACCGCTACAGCCACACTGCCTTGACCAGCACTCATCGCAATCACGGTTGAAATATCCATCATATAATTTGGCTCAAAACCAAATTGTTCGATCAACTTACTTTCCCAGTGCGTCGCTCTACCTTGAGCATTAGCATGAATGACTGCGTAGCGTTTTATGTTATTTTTTTCTTGCAATTTTTTCAGTTGCTGTAACACCTTTATTTCATTTTTTTCCAAACTGAATGCAAAATTACTTAACTTTCCTTCCCCTTCTCCATTTAAACTAACAATAGGCTTTAAATTAACTTTTTTTGCTATTTTCCCTATAAATTGAGGGATTCTACCAGAATCAATCATCGGATCCAAATTATCGACACTAACAAGGATTTTAAACTGATTTCGTTTTATTTCCACTTGTTTCACTAATTCATCAAAAGGTAAACCAGCTTGAATCCATTCATTTGCTCTCATAACGAGTAAGCCTTGAGCAGCAGAATTTTGTTTAGAATCAATCACTTCGATCCTTGTGCTGGATGATGTCATCCGTTTAGCTGCTTCTTTCACTGTATGAAATGTTCCACTCAATTTCTCAGCAACTGTAATAACCAATATTGCTTCATACTTCGTTTCTAAAAATGAAAACAGATTTTCTATGGTTTTCAATGTTGGTTGAGCACTAGTTGCTCTTTCGCTTTGATTTTTATTCAGTTCAAAAAACTGATGACTTTGGATTGTTACTTTGTCGATATAGCTAGTATTTCCGATCAAGATATTCATTGGCAACACATGGATTTGGTTACTTAGCACATATTCAGCTGGCAAATCAGCGATCGAATCTGTCACTAAGGCGATTGGCGCTTTTTTATGTGTATTTACTTGATATTGTAATAACATGTCATCAGCTTTTTGCTGAACAGGTTGACCGATCGTATTTAAGTAGCTCAACACTTGATCTGGCTGATTGGAATGGATATGGATCCTAGCTTTCCCACGATTCACAGCAACAATCAATGAATCGCCATAGGTACTTAATTTTTCTTGAATTTCTTCTTTGGTCTGTGTTACTTGTTCCAATAAAATTTCGGTACAATATCTGTAGTTGGGTTTTACAGCATTCGAATGTCTTGATTCAGAAACCTCTATTTTGACTGAATCATCATCCTGTATCATAGTTTTAACAGCTGTTTGCTTATTGACAAAAGCTCGTGTAAAGCCTTCTATAAATATATAAAACCCTTTTGCTCCAGCATCGACTACTTGATTTCTTTGTAAAATTTTTAATTGCTTCGTAGTATTTTTCAGCGCTTGCTCAGCTTCAGTTAATGCTTTTGGTAACAATTTTTCTAACCCATGTCCATGTATCTGCTCATCATCATTGAGTGCCTCTGCCCACGTTCGAATAACCGTGATAATGGTCCCTTCAACTGGATTACTAATGGCTTGGTATGCTTCTTTGATTGCCAGTTTCACACTTTTCACAAAGCTTGCAACAGAATCTTTTTCTTCTTGAAGCAATAGATTGTTATAAATACCATTAAAATATTGAGCAAAAATAATGCCTGAATTCCCCCTAGCCCCTAGTAAAGAGGCATCTGCAATTTTTTCAAGAACATCAATAACAGATGTTGATTCATCTTTAGTTTCTTCAAGAATTGTCTGCATCAATGAAGCTAAATTACTTCCAGTATCTCCGTCTGACACGGGAAAAACATTGATTTGATTGAGTTCTTTCTTTTCATTTATTAGTTGAACTGCTCCTTGTTGAAAAGCAAACAACAATTCTTGATAATCAATAGACTGACCGTTCATTCACCATTTACCTCCAATTAAAATGCTGGGCTACAAAAACTGTAATACCACTAGTGGTTGCAGTAACTGCGGCTCCCCAGATTAAATCAATAACCGTTACCAAAGCAGGCCAACCTTTGATCGTAGCGAGGTTCGTCAAATCATATGTTGCATAACATAATAATCCAAGCAAGGCACCTGCTAAAAGAGCGTACATCAAGCTATTTTTTTCAAGCGCTGGATAGACAACAAAGAAGAGTAGACCGACCAGATATAACACGTAAAATATAGCCGCTGGAATGATTTTTGTTGTACCTAACAAATTACCTAACTGTTCTTGATACATTTTCCGAGCAATGAAAAGCAACCAGGCAAAATCCAAAACTAAAAATGTTATTGCTGCGACACTAAATAATTTCAAAAAATGATTCATCTTCTTTCCTCCTAATAAAACATGGTATGATCACCTTATCGTTCGATAAGTCAATCGTACCATGTTGAAATAATTTATGAAAAAATTTTGCTTACAAAAATGATTCATTCGTTGTTTTTATTATTATTTATAGGAGTTTAGCTTAACAAAAAAAGGGAAAAGACCCTTTGTTACGGACCTCTTTCCCCTTTGACTCATTTTATTTTACGATCAACAAATCAAGACTAGCTAATGATAACGACATTTTCGCGATTCGATTAAGTTCGTTCAAGCGATTGATCTTCACTTGTTCGTCTTCCACCATGACCATTGTTTCCTCAAAATATTGTTCGATCAATGGACGTAACTCTACCAATGCTTGATAGTTCTCCGACATCGTATTTTCATTAAACTGCTCTTCAATTTTATTCACTGCTTGATGCAAGGCTTTCTCAGCCTGATTTTCAAACAATGCTACATCGACTTTGTTTTCTTGATTTAATAACTCGTGACCTTTTTTGGCTAAGTTGATCACTCGTGTTAAAGCTTCCATTGACGGTTTAAAATCTTTATCCAGCAAATGTTTTTTTAGAATAGTTGCTGATGAAAATAGTTTTGTTAAGTCTTTTTGTTCAGAAGAAATTACGGCATCGATCACATCATGACGCACATTTTTGGTTGCTAACAACTGACGTAAACGTGCTTTTACAAAATCGATCACTTCTTCTTGTCCACTTGTTAGCTGAATACCATATTTTTGGCTATCTGAATTGACTGCTGCATCAATATCCATTTGTAATTGAACTAACGGGAACTGCCAGTTTTTATTTTCAATAATTCTGATTACACCATACGTTTGACGACGCAATGCATATGGATCGTTTGAACCACTAGGTATCATTCCGACGGTAAAGAATGAAAATAGACTATCCAGTTTATCCGCAATGGCCAGAACTGCTCCAATAGAAGAAACTGGCAAGTCGCCCTCACTCGATGTTGGTAAGTAGTGTTCACGAATTGCTTTTGCTACTGCAGTTTTTTCTCCTTGTAACAATGCATATTTTTCGCCCATGATTCCTTGTAGCTCTGGGAATTCACCAACCATGTTTGTGACTAAATCAAACTTATAAATTTCAGAAGCGCGTTTTAAATCTGTCAGTTCTTCATCTGATAAGCCCACTTCTTTTCCAATGATTTGTCCAATAACACCGACACGTTGCATCTTTTCATAGATCGTACCAATTTTTTCATGGAACGTTACATTTTTTAATTTATTGACACATTCTTCAATTGACAGCTTTTTATCTTCATTGTAGAAAAACTCAGCATCTTCTAAACGAGCAATCAAAACTTTTTCATTTCCTTTGATTACATTTTCAATATGAACACTATCACCATTTCTAACTGAAATAAAATGCGGAAGCAACAATCCTTGATCATTACGCACATCGAAATAACGTTGGTGTTCTTTCATCGACGTAACTAAGACTTCGTCAGGAACAGAAAGATACTTTTCATCAAAAGCCCCTACAAATGCAGTTGGGTATTCAACTAAATTGTTAACTTCTTCCAATAATTTCTCGTCTAAATCCAGCTTCCAATTATTTTTATCAGCCAATTGATTTGCTTGGTCAACGATCATTGTTTTTCTTTCGTTAGAATCAACAATTACAAACTGTTCTTTCATTTTTTCTTCATATTCATCGGAATGGTTAAAGGTTACATCATCACCTAAGAATCGATGGCCACGAGAACTGTTTCCTGTCGTTACATCTAGTACAGAAAATGGAATCACTTCATCATCTAATAAGGCCACAATCCAATGAATCGGACGAATATACTCAAAATCATAGTCTGCCCAGTGCATCGTAACCGGGAAAGTCAAACTTGTAATAACATCTTTCAAACCAGCTAATACATCAATCGTTTGTTGACCTTTATTGTGTTTTGTCACGTAGACGTATTCTACGCCATTTAGCTCTTTAAAAGTAATCGCATCTGTCGTCAGACCCTGACCTCTTACAAATCCTTCAGCCGCCTTACTCCAATTTCCCTCGGCATCTTGCGCAATTTTTTTAGCAGGTCCTTTTACCTCTTCTTGGGTATCTTCTTGTTGTTCCGGCAATTGCGTCACACGTATGGCTAAACGGCGAGGTGTAGAAAAGCTTTGGACTGTCTCATACGTTAAGTTATGTTCATCTAAGAATTTCACTATCTTGTTTTCTAATTGTAAACGACTTGGGCTGACAATATGAGCTGGCATTTCTTCCAAGCCAATTTCAAGTAATAAGTCTTTTGCCATGTTATTTTGCCTCCTTCGTCGGTTGATTTTCTTTATTTAAAAGTGGAAAGCCTAATTTCTCACGTTCTGCGACAAATATTTTTGCGACAGCTTTTGCCATGTTTCTGATACGAGCCAAATACCCAGCACGTTCTGTTACTGATACTGCACCGCGAGCATCTAATAAATTGAAGGTATGGCTGCATTTTAAAATATAATCATACGCTGGGTGAACTAAGTTTTCATCAATACAACGTTTCGCTTCTTTTTCAAATTTATCAAAGTTTTCTAATAACATGTCTTGATTGCTAACTTCAAATGAATACTTTGAATGTTCATATTCAGGCTGATTGAAGATTTCTCCGTATTTAACGCCCTGTGTCCACTCTAAATCGTAAACACTTTCCACTTCTTGAATATATGAAGCTAGTCGCTCGATACCATAAGTGATTTCTGAAGTAACTGGATGACAGGCTAGTCCACCTACTTGTTGGAAATACGTAAACTGAGTAATCTCCATCCCATCAAGCCAAACTTCCCAACCGAGACCGGCACAACCCATGGAAGGATTCTCCCAGTTATCTTCAACAAACCGGATATCGTGCGCTAAGGGATCTATGCCCAATAACTCTAAACTTTCTAAGTACAATTCCTGAATATTTTCAGGAGAAGGCTTCATTACAACTTGGAATTGATGATGTTGATATAAACGGTTCGGGTTTTCTCCATAGCGACCATCAGCAGGTCTTCTTGATGGTTCTACATAGGCTGCATTCCAAGGCTCAGGTCCAATTGCTCGTAAAAAGGTATATGGACTCATCGTTCCGGCCCCTTTTTCTGTATCATAAGACTGCATCAGCATACAACCGTTTGAAGACCAGAATTTTTGTAATGTTAAAATCATTTCTTGTACCGTAAGTTTCTTTTCCATTATGTTCCTCCTTAAATTTAAAAAACTGGCAAACAAAAAGTCCCCATGCCTCTAAGAGACATAGGGACGAATAATCGCGGTTCCACCCTACTTCCGATATTCACCATCGGCAGCTTCGTTTAAGTATACTCAAAAGCGCCCTTCAAAAGTTGCTTGTATCTGGCTCACACTTTTCCAGACTCGCTATAACAGCAGTTCTTTTTACTCTTCTTTTTCAACGTATGTATTTAATTACTCTTTATGATAATCTTAGATAAAGAATATGTCAAATCTTTTTTATTTTTTCATAGTGTCACAACTAACAAACTATAGATTGCCTTCAATTGGGGAATCTTATATACTTGATACGTAGTAAGTACGCAGTTATTTATTACACAATTCATGATCATCTAAACATGTTTATATTTTAGTGATCAAATCTAGATAAGGTGAGTGTAAAAATGAAAAAATCATTCAGTTTTGTTTTACTTGTTTTAGGGGTATTTATTTTTGTAGGGTGTTCTAACTTAAAAGCGGATCTTACTGCGAACGATTGGTATCTTGAAACCGCAGAAAAATCAGATAATGATACAAAATTTGTATTGTCTTTTGATGATAAAAAAATGACTATGAGTCCAGAAGTGGAAAGTTCAGGCAATAATCTTGCTGACAGTTTTGTTGACGCATTTGCTAAAGGCATCACCTTCACATATGACTACACAGTAAAAGGAAATACACTTACACTAAAAAATAGTGAATTAAAACAAGAAATAGTTTTAGATTTAAAGAAAAATAATAAAAACGTTAAGCTAACAGAAAAATCTTTCAAGTTGGATGGCAAAAAGAGCGATAATAAATCAGGATATGATCAAGCAATCCTTGTACCTAAGGAAAAAGATAAAGATAACAAGTAGCTAATCAAACAACGGAATTTTCAATTTAACATGAAGATTCAAAAAAAACAATACTATAATTGGCTATATATGAGATTATGCAAAAGCGAAATTCATTGTAGCTGTCTTATCTAAAATCAAGCAATTGCTCAACTTATTTGTGCAATCAACTCTAAAAAAACAAAACAATTCTGGTAGCTTCAGAAATTGTTTTGCTTTTTTCTCTACTAAGATATCGTTGTATCCCTTTCCTCATCTTTTTTCTCTCTTTTAGGCAGTTTCAACGTATCTTCCCAGCTCTTCATCTGATCAATAAATTTTTTACTTTTTAGATTGATACCGACATATTCGTCATACAATTCATCAATCGTTTGTCTAATCGCGGTTTTCGTCTCTGATTTAACGTTGATGTCTTGAACTTTATCATAAGAAATAGTCGAAAACAGACGAATGAAATGGACAGCTCGAGGATCTGCATGATACCGATGACTATCCAAATGCCAATGTCGTTCACACAAAACACCGCTATATTTCGACGAGTAATCAAATTTCCCTCGTGTCTCCTGGCAAACGCAACAGTGTCGCCACTCAGGCGTAATACCAAAACGACTTAACAATTGGATTTCGAAAATATTCGTGATGATTTCGGCATCTTTATTGTCATTCAGTAAGCGCAAGGCTTGCTGAACAAAATAAAATAGGTTCGGATCATACGTCCGATCTTCTATAGCCGCATCGACTAAATTCAAAATATATGTCGCATACGCATTAACAAAGATGTCTTCTTGAATCACTCGAAGCGGGTAGACTTTCTTGCTTCCGTTCAGAAATGATAAGCCATCTTCTCTAAAATCACCAATGTATACAGCTTCTGTAAAAGGCAAAAGAGCAGAACCGATCGGATTATTTTTTCGATGAGCTCCTTTTACGAAAAACATCAATTTACCAAAAGACTCTGTAAATATCTTGACCAATTTATCTTTTTCTTTGTAATCTTTGGTAAATAAAATAATCCCTTTTGTTTCTCCCAAAGTCATATTTTAGCCTCCTCTTTGCTCAACTCTATTTTAGCAGAGATAGAAGTAAAAGAACAATTCCGTCGTAGCACAGAATTGTTCTTTTCCCACTTATTAATAATCGTCTTTACGGTAACCAAAATCCTGTAAATGAACCTTTTTATCACGCCAGTCTTTTTGGACTTTTACCCAAAGTTCCAAATAGACTTTATCGTCTAACAAATGTTCAATATCTTGTCTGGCTTTGGTTCCGATCTGCTTCAGCATCTTACCACCTTTGCCGATAATAATCCCTTTTTGACTATCACGCTCAACGATGATCGTTGCTTGAATATGCACTTTATCATTGTCATCCCGTTTCATTGAATCGACCACAACAGCAACAGAATGAGGGATTTCATCGCGCGTCAGCAACAATACTTTTTCACGAACTAATTCTGAAACAATGAAATACTCAGGGTGATCCGTGACCTGATCATCTGGAAAATACTGTGGTCCTTCTGGCATTTGATCAATTAACACATCCATCAAGCGATCTACATTGTTTCCCTCAGTCGCTGAAATCGGTACAACTTCTGCAAACTCCATCTGATTTGAGTAATCTTCAATAATCCCTAATAACTGATCAGGATGAACAGTATCAATCTTATTGATCACAAGATAGACTGGGCTGCTCATTGTTTTAAGTCGCTCAATGATAAAGTCATCCCCACGGCCTCTTTTTTGGTCAGCGCTGATCATAAATAACGTGGCATCTACTTCACGTAGAGCACTATAAGCTGTTTCAACCATAAAATCACCTAAACGATGTTTTGGTTTATGAATACCAGGAGTATCAATGAAAACGATCTGGGCGTTTGGCACTGTATAAATTCCTTGAATCTTATTTCTAGTTGTTTGAGCCTTATCGCTCATTATCGCAATTTTTTGTCCGACGATTCGATTCAGTAAAGTAGACTTTCCAACGTTAGGTCTACCTACAATCGCTACAAATCCGGATTTATGTGCTTCTGTCATTGTTTCTCTCCTCTATAAAAAATCTTGTATTATTTGCCAAATTTTGGGGGCAAACAACAATACTCCCACAACCACTGCAAATCCTGTTGTTAGAAGGACTGCACCTGCAGCCATATCCTTAATCTTTTTACCAATTGGATGAAAATGAAAATCCGTTACCATATCGACCACATTTTCGAATACCGTATTAATAATTTCCATTGCCAACACCAAAAAAATTGCCAAAAGTAACCACAACCATTCTGATATAACCAGTTGGAAAATAAAGCCAGCAATAATAGCCACAATCCCCATAAAAACATGCGTCCGCATATTTCGTTCTTCTTTGAAAACTGTTTTGATTCCTTGAAGAGCAAACTCTAAGGATGCGACAAAATGCTTGTTTTTCGTCGTTTGTTTATCTTTTGAGTCCATAGGCATCTAAGATCTCTTTCTGTAAACCAAACATTTCTTTCTCATCATCAGGTTCCATGTGGTCATAACCATTTAGGTGTAAAAAACCATGAACAGCTAAAAAGCCTAACTCACGTTCGACAGAATGGCCATATTCCGTTGCTTGTTCAACAGCTCGTTCAGTCGATATCATAATGTCACCAAGGTTTCTTGGAAACGCTGCTTCTTCATCTTCAAAAATGATTGGCAGTTCGTCTTCGCCTTCTTCCTCTAGCGCAAAACTAATCACATCTGTCGGCACATCTTTACCGCGATAGTCACGATTGATTACTTGAATCCCGGCATTGTCCATAAATGTAACAGACATTTCTGCATCTTTAGATATTTTGAGGAAATCTGCCGCAAATTGCAGCAGATTCTCTATTTCTTCTAAGTTTGTTTTCGATAAGTTCTTCGTTTCATCAATAAATGAAATATCCATTAGTCATCTCTCTTTTCTTGTTCATCTTTCATTTTCTCAGCTTCTGATTTCATTTTTGGATACTTGATTCTTGAGTGGAAAGTACTGCACAAGCCATTGACCAGAGACTTTTCAACAATTCTTATCTCTTTCATTGTTAAACCACAGTCATCTAATTGTCCATCAGAAATCCGATCTTGAATGACATTATGAACAAAGGCTTGAATCTTTTCGTTCGTAGGATGATCCATCGCACGAACAGCTGCTTCACATGTGTCAGCAATACTGACAATCCCAGCTTCTCGTGTTTGAGGTTTGGGACCAGGATAGCGAAAATCCGCTTCAGAAATATCAGCATTTCGTTCTTTAGCTTTCACATAGAAAAATTTCATTAAAGTTGTGCCATGATGTTGGCGACAAATATCGATCACCATCTCAGGCATATGATACTCTTCCAATATTTTAGCACCATCAATCACATGCCCAAAAATAATTTGTTTACTATCTTCTGGCAATAAGAAATTATGCGGGTTTTCAGCTCCAGCCGGC
The Enterococcus silesiacus DNA segment above includes these coding regions:
- the glyQ gene encoding glycine--tRNA ligase subunit alpha (glycine--tRNA ligase alpha chain; GlyRS; class II aminoacyl tRNA synthetase; tetramer of alpha(2)beta(2); catalyzes a two-step reaction; first charging a glycine molecule by linking its carboxyl group to the alpha-phosphate of ATP; second by transfer of the aminoacyl-adenylate to its tRNA), with product MEKKLTVQEMILTLQKFWSSNGCMLMQSYDTEKGAGTMSPYTFLRAIGPEPWNAAYVEPSRRPADGRYGENPNRLYQHHQFQVVMKPSPENIQELYLESLELLGIDPLAHDIRFVEDNWENPSMGCAGLGWEVWLDGMEITQFTYFQQVGGLACHPVTSEITYGIERLASYIQEVESVYDLEWTQGVKYGEIFNQPEYEHSKYSFEVSNQDMLLENFDKFEKEAKRCIDENLVHPAYDYILKCSHTFNLLDARGAVSVTERAGYLARIRNMAKAVAKIFVAEREKLGFPLLNKENQPTKEAK
- a CDS encoding DNA repair protein RecO yields the protein MTLGETKGIILFTKDYKEKDKLVKIFTESFGKLMFFVKGAHRKNNPIGSALLPFTEAVYIGDFREDGLSFLNGSKKVYPLRVIQEDIFVNAYATYILNLVDAAIEDRTYDPNLFYFVQQALRLLNDNKDAEIITNIFEIQLLSRFGITPEWRHCCVCQETRGKFDYSSKYSGVLCERHWHLDSHRYHADPRAVHFIRLFSTISYDKVQDINVKSETKTAIRQTIDELYDEYVGINLKSKKFIDQMKSWEDTLKLPKREKKDEERDTTIS
- the era gene encoding GTPase Era (Era; Escherichia coli Ras-like protein; Bex; Bacillus Era-complementing segment; essential protein in Escherichia coli that is involved in many cellular processes; GTPase; binds the cell membrane through apparent C-terminal domain; mutants are arrested during the cell cycle; Streptococcus pneumoniae Era binds to RNA and Escherichia coli Era binds 16S rRNA and 30S ribosome) is translated as MTEAHKSGFVAIVGRPNVGKSTLLNRIVGQKIAIMSDKAQTTRNKIQGIYTVPNAQIVFIDTPGIHKPKHRLGDFMVETAYSALREVDATLFMISADQKRGRGDDFIIERLKTMSSPVYLVINKIDTVHPDQLLGIIEDYSNQMEFAEVVPISATEGNNVDRLMDVLIDQMPEGPQYFPDDQVTDHPEYFIVSELVREKVLLLTRDEIPHSVAVVVDSMKRDDNDKVHIQATIIVERDSQKGIIIGKGGKMLKQIGTKARQDIEHLLDDKVYLELWVKVQKDWRDKKVHLQDFGYRKDDY
- a CDS encoding UDP kinase, which translates into the protein MPMDSKDKQTTKNKHFVASLEFALQGIKTVFKEERNMRTHVFMGIVAIIAGFIFQLVISEWLWLLLAIFLVLAMEIINTVFENVVDMVTDFHFHPIGKKIKDMAAGAVLLTTGFAVVVGVLLFAPKIWQIIQDFL
- a CDS encoding rRNA maturation factor; protein product: MDISFIDETKNLSKTNLEEIENLLQFAADFLKISKDAEMSVTFMDNAGIQVINRDYRGKDVPTDVISFALEEEGEDELPIIFEDEEAAFPRNLGDIMISTERAVEQATEYGHSVERELGFLAVHGFLHLNGYDHMEPDDEKEMFGLQKEILDAYGLKR